A genomic window from Luteolibacter sp. LG18 includes:
- a CDS encoding ThuA domain-containing protein, with product MNLPRLLFALFLVIAGICPAWADRIKVLVIEGASNHDWQHRQKILSAILSRDGSFELTFVTTPGAANDPAWATWSPNFAAYNVVLSGYSNGAGGQPRWPATVETALLNYVNGGGGFIAFHEAADSFADWSGYGDLLGLRWSTTTAGKSIVVNANETLQTLQAGQGSYTSHGDRTNVLVKRLGNHPIHAGLPASWMAASLEVWRYCRGPASNTTILSYAKDPETQIQFPVEWTVNYGAGRVYASSYGHVFAGETAPEGMRCAAFQELLVRALKWCAGVNPAATVPADFPTTTAVSIRPNIEGFSGFGGPKAVGAFSNGVLPTLSIVPTGVVVEKAFPALSWDSPIDARAWPGTPGNLLVAEMDGRLYKVADNDSATTRQLVLDITDRVWYLNWDNDNYGEKHGGIFSTVFHPKFGQGLGKDYLYVYYLHNDNDQPNANPPFYDRLARFTWNGTSFTPSSELILIQQYDTTKGHEGGGMAFGADGFLHIAFGDEGTESGDSSPHTQKINDRARSGIWRLDVDMQGGAISHPIRRQPGGSGSYTQGYYVPSSNPWQDATGGTLEEFYAIGLREPHRMSFDTTTGLFWIGDVGASNREEVDVVDAAGLNFQWNYQEGTAAGFRAAPSPLIGTSRGPVYDYSHSVGSCIIGGHVYRGTAIPTLSGKYLFGDNGTQLLYALDYNTATQTVVSVEQFGQGRAGALWDGICSFGVDSHGEPLLLQMGAGVTGGGIISRIKPQGAPGGGTWTYPAKLSQTGVFSNVTTLSPAPGLIPYDVNMPLWSAGMEKKRWVMIPNDGIPNSAAEQITYSENDAWQLPTGTVFVKHFARPDTGAALETRLLVHGTDGWGGVTYKWRADGTDADLLENGGTEQLHIGANTFEYLYPSRVQCNRCHTAAAGPVLGFRTRQLNRDYAYPGGFTANQIESLSVAGYLPQTLTASSLANVLTSAGAHDPTVTDERWVRSYFDSNCSHCHHPGGSSRAYFDARLTTPLVNQSLICGPVIDGLGKPNAAVVKPGNLDSSILFQRMNTIDECCSMPPLAKGIVDQEAVTRVATWILGMDANSCTKTQSFYGGGTLGMPGTTPAGAHGPDGWHSNIVINETSTYTNTTGRAISVVIDRFKFNAGRTGDPVTPFLVKVNGDNNFTVLAIGTTRLVYGLGFNDLPFSDGATVIALQPGDKIATGFLDTYPNGSGGTLAGIIDWRDGGAEIWYGGGDYDNNAGSVTLGQAPLPGANVMTNLHRDYFYTISYLITELQLGNGPAAPAGAAADGANSNLVINESDIFTNTTAVPMIVSVERFRFHASRVTDPLTPFIVRVNADNDFTVLAIGTSRSGYSLGANDLPFSNTPVRISIGPGETVAPGFMDSLPDGTGGTQNGAVSFTYGGDSIFYCYDVTNVGSAITVGQAPVLRGYPLTDQVRSYWFSVSLGFGGQEDEDNDGLPDSWELAFTSSLATLSGTKDSDGDGMSDAMERQAGTNPLDRTSLLMLLDVRPESASQGANVDLRTVPGRSYSVKLSTNLQTWTTVATCKAANWPATTTRITLPPALLPAGADKRLFVRVSPVTGN from the coding sequence ATGAATCTCCCCCGACTGCTGTTCGCCCTATTTCTGGTGATCGCCGGTATCTGCCCCGCGTGGGCGGACCGGATCAAGGTCCTCGTCATCGAGGGCGCGAGCAACCATGACTGGCAACACCGCCAGAAGATCCTCAGCGCGATCCTCTCCCGCGACGGCTCCTTCGAGCTGACCTTCGTCACCACTCCCGGGGCGGCGAACGATCCCGCCTGGGCGACCTGGTCGCCGAATTTCGCGGCCTACAACGTGGTGCTGTCCGGCTACAGCAATGGCGCGGGCGGCCAACCACGCTGGCCCGCGACGGTGGAAACGGCGCTGTTGAACTACGTGAACGGCGGCGGAGGATTCATCGCCTTCCATGAGGCGGCGGATTCGTTCGCGGATTGGTCCGGCTACGGCGACCTGCTCGGATTGCGCTGGAGCACCACCACGGCGGGGAAATCGATCGTGGTGAATGCCAACGAGACGCTGCAAACGCTTCAGGCCGGGCAGGGTTCCTACACCAGCCACGGCGACCGCACGAACGTGCTGGTGAAACGCCTCGGCAACCACCCGATCCACGCCGGGCTGCCTGCGTCGTGGATGGCGGCGAGCCTGGAGGTGTGGCGCTATTGCCGGGGGCCGGCATCGAACACGACGATCCTGTCCTATGCGAAGGATCCCGAGACGCAGATCCAGTTTCCGGTGGAATGGACGGTGAACTATGGAGCGGGGCGCGTTTACGCTTCGAGCTACGGCCACGTTTTCGCCGGGGAAACCGCCCCGGAGGGGATGCGCTGCGCGGCCTTCCAGGAGCTGCTGGTGCGGGCGCTGAAGTGGTGCGCGGGCGTGAATCCGGCGGCCACCGTGCCGGCGGATTTCCCCACGACCACCGCGGTGTCGATCCGCCCGAACATCGAGGGCTTCAGCGGCTTCGGCGGACCGAAGGCGGTGGGCGCGTTTTCGAATGGCGTGCTGCCCACGCTTTCGATCGTCCCGACCGGTGTGGTGGTGGAGAAGGCGTTTCCGGCGCTGTCGTGGGACTCGCCGATCGACGCGCGGGCGTGGCCGGGGACTCCGGGCAACCTGCTGGTCGCGGAAATGGACGGCCGCCTCTACAAAGTGGCGGACAACGACAGCGCCACCACCCGCCAGCTCGTCCTCGATATCACCGACCGCGTCTGGTACCTGAACTGGGACAACGACAACTACGGCGAGAAACACGGCGGCATCTTCTCGACCGTCTTTCACCCGAAGTTCGGACAAGGGCTCGGGAAGGACTACCTCTACGTCTACTACCTCCACAACGACAACGACCAGCCGAACGCGAACCCGCCGTTCTACGACCGGCTGGCGCGCTTCACCTGGAACGGCACGTCGTTCACGCCATCGAGCGAGCTGATCCTGATCCAGCAATACGACACCACCAAGGGCCACGAGGGCGGCGGCATGGCGTTCGGCGCGGATGGTTTCCTCCACATCGCGTTCGGCGACGAGGGCACGGAAAGCGGCGACTCCAGCCCGCACACCCAGAAGATCAACGACCGAGCCCGCTCCGGGATCTGGCGGCTGGATGTGGACATGCAGGGCGGGGCCATCAGCCACCCGATCCGCCGCCAACCGGGCGGCTCCGGTTCCTACACCCAGGGATACTACGTCCCCAGTAGCAATCCGTGGCAGGATGCCACCGGCGGCACCTTGGAGGAATTCTACGCCATCGGCCTGCGCGAGCCGCACCGGATGAGCTTCGACACCACCACCGGCCTGTTCTGGATCGGCGATGTGGGGGCCAGCAACCGCGAGGAGGTCGATGTGGTGGATGCCGCGGGACTCAATTTCCAGTGGAACTACCAGGAAGGCACCGCCGCGGGGTTCCGGGCCGCGCCAAGCCCGCTCATCGGCACCTCGCGCGGGCCGGTGTACGATTACTCCCACAGTGTCGGGAGTTGCATCATCGGCGGCCACGTTTACCGCGGCACGGCGATCCCGACTCTCTCCGGGAAGTATCTGTTCGGCGACAACGGCACGCAGTTGCTCTACGCGCTGGATTACAACACCGCCACGCAAACGGTGGTCTCGGTCGAGCAGTTCGGACAAGGCCGCGCCGGAGCGCTGTGGGACGGGATCTGCTCGTTCGGCGTCGATTCCCACGGCGAGCCACTGCTGCTCCAGATGGGCGCGGGCGTGACGGGCGGCGGCATCATCTCGCGGATCAAGCCGCAGGGCGCGCCCGGTGGTGGCACCTGGACCTATCCCGCGAAGCTGTCGCAGACCGGCGTGTTCTCCAATGTGACCACCCTATCCCCCGCCCCCGGCCTGATTCCCTATGACGTCAACATGCCGCTGTGGAGCGCGGGCATGGAGAAGAAGCGCTGGGTGATGATCCCGAACGACGGCATCCCGAACTCCGCGGCCGAACAGATCACCTACAGCGAGAACGATGCATGGCAGCTCCCCACCGGCACCGTGTTCGTGAAGCACTTCGCCCGGCCCGACACCGGTGCGGCGCTGGAAACGCGGCTGCTGGTCCACGGCACCGATGGCTGGGGCGGCGTGACCTACAAGTGGCGCGCCGATGGCACCGATGCCGACCTGCTTGAAAACGGCGGCACCGAGCAGCTCCACATCGGCGCGAACACCTTTGAGTATCTCTACCCCTCCCGCGTGCAATGCAACCGCTGCCACACCGCCGCCGCGGGTCCGGTGCTCGGGTTCCGCACCCGCCAGTTGAACCGCGATTATGCTTATCCCGGAGGTTTCACCGCCAACCAGATCGAGTCGCTGAGCGTGGCAGGCTACCTGCCGCAGACACTCACGGCGAGCTCGCTGGCCAACGTACTCACCTCCGCCGGAGCGCACGATCCCACCGTGACGGACGAACGCTGGGTGCGCTCGTATTTCGACAGCAATTGCTCGCACTGCCACCACCCGGGCGGGAGTTCGCGCGCCTACTTCGATGCCCGTTTGACCACGCCGCTGGTGAACCAATCGCTGATCTGCGGCCCGGTGATCGATGGCCTCGGCAAGCCCAACGCCGCGGTGGTGAAACCCGGCAACCTCGACAGCTCGATCCTGTTCCAGCGCATGAATACGATCGACGAGTGCTGCTCCATGCCGCCGCTGGCGAAGGGAATCGTCGACCAGGAAGCGGTCACGCGGGTCGCCACCTGGATCCTCGGCATGGACGCGAACTCGTGCACGAAGACGCAGAGCTTCTACGGTGGCGGCACGCTGGGCATGCCCGGCACCACGCCCGCGGGAGCCCATGGGCCGGACGGCTGGCACTCGAACATCGTCATCAACGAGACCTCGACCTACACCAACACCACCGGCCGGGCCATCAGCGTGGTGATCGACCGTTTCAAATTCAACGCCGGCCGCACCGGCGACCCGGTCACGCCGTTCCTCGTGAAGGTCAATGGCGACAACAACTTCACCGTGCTGGCGATCGGCACCACGCGGCTGGTGTATGGCCTCGGCTTCAACGACCTGCCATTCTCCGATGGGGCCACGGTCATCGCGCTGCAACCCGGCGACAAGATCGCGACCGGCTTCCTCGACACCTACCCGAACGGCAGTGGCGGCACGCTGGCGGGTATCATCGACTGGCGCGACGGCGGCGCGGAGATCTGGTATGGCGGCGGAGACTACGACAACAACGCCGGATCAGTCACCCTCGGCCAGGCCCCGCTGCCGGGTGCGAACGTGATGACCAACCTGCACCGCGATTACTTCTACACGATCAGCTACCTCATCACGGAGCTCCAGCTCGGCAATGGTCCCGCCGCTCCGGCCGGAGCCGCCGCCGATGGCGCGAACTCGAACCTCGTCATCAACGAGAGCGACATCTTCACCAACACCACCGCCGTGCCGATGATCGTTAGCGTGGAGAGGTTCCGTTTCCATGCCTCCCGCGTCACCGATCCGCTCACGCCCTTCATCGTGCGGGTCAATGCCGACAACGATTTCACCGTGCTGGCGATCGGCACCAGCCGCAGCGGTTATAGCTTGGGAGCGAACGACCTGCCCTTCTCCAACACCCCGGTGCGGATCTCGATCGGCCCGGGCGAGACGGTGGCCCCCGGGTTCATGGACTCGCTGCCGGACGGCACCGGTGGCACTCAGAACGGCGCGGTGTCCTTCACCTACGGCGGGGACTCGATCTTCTACTGCTACGACGTCACCAATGTCGGAAGCGCCATCACCGTCGGACAGGCACCGGTGTTGCGCGGCTATCCGCTGACCGACCAGGTGCGCAGCTATTGGTTCTCGGTCTCGCTCGGGTTCGGCGGCCAGGAGGACGAGGACAACGACGGGCTGCCGGACAGTTGGGAACTGGCCTTCACCTCCTCGCTCGCCACCTTGTCCGGGACCAAGGACTCCGATGGCGATGGCATGAGCGATGCGATGGAGCGCCAAGCCGGAACCAACCCGCTGGACCGCACCAGCCTGCTGATGCTGCTCGATGTCCGGCCAGAATCGGCCAGCCAGGGCGCGAACGTCGATCTCCGCACCGTGCCGGGGCGCAGCTACAGCGTGAAGCTCTCCACCAATCTCCAGACCTGGACCACGGTGGCCACCTGCAAGGCCGCCAACTGGCCCGCCACCACCACCCGGATCACCCTGCCGCCCGCGCTGCTGCCCGCCGGGGCGGACAAACGCTTGTTCGTGCGGGTCTCTCCGGTCACCGGGAACTGA
- a CDS encoding redoxin family protein: protein MTLLRSVSSLWLAAVVAVSAADAPKVLPIGSPAPDFSLPGIDGKTHTLAEYSSSKVLAVIFTCNHCPDSVAAAGRTETLYQTFKDKGVSVVAVNSNNEIGLRPDELGYSPYGDSEAEMKPFAKDHGWTLPYLYDGATQGFAIACGAQSTPHVFVFDADRKLRYTGRMDDAGRSKAPVEKSYVVDAINSLLAGQEVKEPVTRSLGCSTKWLTKKDAVAADQAAWEARPVTVADLDAEIAKKLRSNTSKNVRLINFWSTTCGPCVAEFPTLVDTARRFETRGFEFISVSFDPKEDRSKVEKFLTSRHAAVVKENEKSLQDEGRTTGNYHWTGGNPDKCAEAIDSEWTGALPHSILVTPGGKIVWRQSGEVDAVELRRQILKALES from the coding sequence ATGACATTGCTGCGCTCCGTCTCCTCCCTCTGGCTGGCCGCCGTGGTGGCCGTTTCCGCCGCCGATGCCCCGAAGGTCCTGCCGATCGGTTCCCCGGCCCCGGATTTCTCGCTGCCCGGCATCGATGGCAAGACCCACACGCTCGCCGAATACTCCTCCTCGAAGGTGCTGGCCGTGATTTTCACGTGCAACCACTGCCCGGATTCCGTCGCCGCCGCCGGCCGCACCGAAACCCTCTACCAGACCTTCAAGGACAAGGGCGTGTCCGTGGTGGCGGTGAACTCGAACAACGAGATCGGCCTGCGTCCGGATGAACTCGGCTATTCGCCCTACGGAGACTCCGAGGCGGAAATGAAGCCCTTCGCCAAGGACCACGGCTGGACCCTGCCCTACCTCTACGACGGCGCGACCCAGGGATTCGCCATCGCCTGCGGCGCGCAATCGACGCCGCACGTGTTCGTGTTCGATGCCGATCGCAAGCTGCGCTACACCGGCCGCATGGACGACGCCGGTCGCTCGAAGGCCCCGGTGGAAAAGAGCTACGTGGTCGACGCGATCAACTCCCTGCTCGCCGGCCAGGAAGTGAAGGAGCCGGTCACCCGCTCGCTCGGTTGCTCGACCAAGTGGCTCACCAAGAAGGACGCCGTGGCCGCCGACCAGGCCGCCTGGGAAGCCCGCCCGGTGACCGTGGCCGACCTCGATGCCGAGATCGCGAAGAAGCTGCGCTCGAACACCTCGAAGAACGTGCGCCTGATCAATTTCTGGTCGACCACCTGCGGCCCGTGCGTGGCGGAATTCCCGACGCTGGTCGACACCGCCCGCCGTTTCGAAACCCGCGGTTTCGAATTCATTTCGGTGAGCTTCGATCCGAAGGAAGACCGCTCGAAGGTCGAGAAGTTCCTCACCAGCCGCCACGCCGCGGTGGTGAAGGAGAACGAGAAGTCGCTCCAGGACGAAGGCCGCACCACCGGCAACTACCACTGGACCGGCGGCAATCCCGACAAGTGCGCGGAAGCCATCGACTCCGAGTGGACCGGTGCCCTGCCGCACTCGATCCTCGTCACCCCCGGCGGCAAGATCGTCTGGCGCCAAAGTGGCGAGGTCGATGCCGTGGAACTGCGCCGCCAGATCCTCAAGGCGCTGGAGTCCTGA
- a CDS encoding AraC family transcriptional regulator: MISKPQKSDPATSWAGELAASFAGPGGSVPLPLERLLDDLSGLVFFIKDREGRYLWVNRTLVDRCGLFEKAPLIGKRPSDLFPETLAPFYERQDERVIRLGKPLIDQLELHFYPGRRRGWCLTSKYPIFAPGAVQASGVLGVSRDVETSSRGAKNRGFPELSKALQLIQQRIAEPPSLAELAEASGLSPSQFAQWTERLFHLTPKQLVMKARIDEALHLLATSDEPLSDIALATGFCDQSAFTRHFHRFTGMPPGAFRQQVRGR; encoded by the coding sequence ATGATTTCGAAGCCACAGAAGTCCGATCCCGCCACCTCGTGGGCGGGAGAACTCGCGGCCTCGTTCGCGGGACCCGGCGGCAGCGTGCCGCTTCCTCTCGAACGACTGTTGGACGACCTCTCCGGGCTGGTCTTTTTCATCAAGGACCGGGAAGGACGCTACCTGTGGGTGAACCGCACGCTGGTCGACCGCTGCGGGCTTTTTGAAAAAGCCCCGCTGATCGGCAAGCGTCCGTCCGACCTTTTCCCGGAAACGCTGGCTCCGTTCTACGAGCGCCAGGACGAGCGCGTGATCCGCCTTGGCAAGCCGCTCATCGACCAGCTCGAGCTGCATTTCTACCCGGGCCGCCGCCGCGGTTGGTGCCTCACCAGCAAGTATCCGATCTTCGCACCGGGGGCCGTCCAGGCGTCCGGGGTGCTGGGGGTTTCCCGCGATGTGGAAACCTCGTCCCGCGGTGCGAAAAACCGCGGCTTCCCGGAGCTTTCCAAGGCGCTCCAGCTCATCCAGCAGCGAATCGCCGAACCGCCCTCGTTGGCGGAACTCGCCGAGGCCAGCGGCCTTTCGCCGAGCCAGTTCGCGCAGTGGACCGAGCGCCTGTTCCACCTCACGCCGAAGCAGCTCGTGATGAAGGCCCGCATCGACGAGGCCCTGCATCTGCTGGCGACCAGCGACGAGCCCTTGTCGGACATCGCGCTGGCCACCGGCTTCTGCGACCAGAGCGCCTTCACCCGGCATTTCCACCGCTTCACCGGTATGCCGCCCGGTGCTTTCCGCCAGCAGGTCCGGGGGCGGTGA
- a CDS encoding class I SAM-dependent methyltransferase has protein sequence MPGPPRRPFRRPGQPMRPGPPPPPKDKGWDPVAAWYDKLVGEDGSDYHKHVILPATLKLLDPKEGESVIDVCCGQGVLVRPLLETGIARFTGVDASPKLIEAAQKRHGQNPRVKFFTADACQPGKWADASHDAATCLMAVHDVPDPVAMFSNVAKALKPGGRAVMVFMHPCFRIPRQSHWGWDAEHKIQYRRLDRYGSQLDIPITTHPGRKSGELTMFHHRPLSELLSALGQGGLGVVACEELYSHRRSQPGPRSRGEHRAAKEFPMFIALKALRLG, from the coding sequence ATGCCCGGTCCTCCCCGTCGCCCGTTCCGCCGTCCCGGCCAGCCCATGCGCCCCGGACCGCCGCCGCCTCCCAAGGACAAGGGCTGGGACCCGGTGGCCGCTTGGTATGACAAACTCGTCGGCGAGGATGGCTCGGACTACCACAAGCACGTCATCCTGCCCGCCACGCTGAAGCTCCTCGACCCGAAGGAAGGCGAGTCGGTGATCGACGTCTGCTGCGGCCAGGGCGTGCTGGTCCGGCCGCTGCTGGAAACCGGGATCGCCCGTTTCACCGGGGTCGATGCCAGCCCGAAGCTCATCGAGGCCGCCCAGAAGCGCCATGGCCAGAACCCGCGGGTGAAGTTCTTCACCGCCGATGCCTGCCAGCCCGGGAAGTGGGCGGATGCCTCCCACGATGCCGCCACCTGCCTGATGGCCGTCCACGACGTGCCCGATCCGGTGGCGATGTTCAGCAACGTGGCCAAGGCGCTGAAACCCGGCGGCCGCGCCGTGATGGTCTTCATGCACCCGTGCTTCCGCATCCCGCGTCAGTCCCACTGGGGCTGGGACGCCGAGCACAAGATCCAGTACCGCCGCCTCGACCGCTACGGTTCCCAGCTCGACATCCCGATCACCACTCATCCGGGCCGGAAATCGGGCGAGCTGACGATGTTCCACCACCGCCCGCTGTCGGAGCTTCTGAGCGCGCTCGGCCAGGGCGGACTCGGCGTGGTGGCATGCGAAGAGCTTTACAGCCATCGCCGCTCCCAGCCCGGTCCCCGCAGCCGCGGCGAACACCGTGCCGCGAAGGAATTCCCCATGTTCATCGCTCTCAAGGCCTTGCGCCTGGGCTGA
- the recR gene encoding recombination mediator RecR: MARAEYPEAVSALVGELKRLPGVGPRSAERIAIWLLQHPRAEPLALAEALQAAKETVISCEVCGFFATRESCGICDDPKRDPSVLCVVEQATDVLPLERSGAFKGRYHCLGGKLSPLDRVSPEDLRIPALVARLDATPGVEVILALGADVEGEATSNYLADLLRGKDCRITRIAQGLPAGGGLDHADELTLMRALEGRRAF; encoded by the coding sequence ATGGCACGCGCGGAATATCCCGAGGCGGTGAGCGCCCTGGTCGGCGAACTGAAGCGCCTGCCAGGTGTCGGTCCGCGCAGCGCCGAACGCATCGCCATCTGGCTGCTCCAGCACCCGCGTGCCGAGCCCTTGGCCCTCGCCGAGGCTCTTCAGGCGGCGAAGGAAACCGTGATCTCCTGCGAGGTCTGCGGCTTTTTCGCCACCCGCGAATCCTGCGGGATCTGCGACGATCCGAAGCGCGATCCCTCCGTGCTGTGCGTGGTGGAACAGGCCACCGACGTCCTGCCGCTGGAGCGTTCCGGTGCCTTCAAAGGCCGCTACCATTGCCTCGGCGGAAAACTCTCGCCGCTCGACCGCGTCTCGCCCGAGGACCTGCGGATTCCGGCGCTGGTGGCCCGTCTCGATGCCACCCCCGGTGTCGAGGTGATCCTCGCGCTCGGGGCCGATGTGGAGGGCGAGGCGACCTCGAACTACCTCGCCGACCTGCTGCGCGGCAAGGACTGCCGCATCACCCGCATCGCGCAGGGCTTGCCCGCGGGCGGTGGACTGGACCATGCTGACGAACTCACGCTGATGCGCGCGCTCGAAGGCCGCCGCGCGTTCTGA
- a CDS encoding peroxiredoxin has translation MKPQVGEMAPDFTAPVVGEGIGEGESVTLSALRGSRVVLVFYPKDDTPGCTTQACELRDGWFDLKGRARVYGVSIDDVKSHGKFIRKFSLPYPLISDPEKAIVEAYGVWVEKSMYGKTFMGTERTTFVIGADGRIEHVLEKVSPKDHLGLLSELLA, from the coding sequence ATGAAACCGCAGGTGGGAGAGATGGCCCCGGACTTCACGGCTCCGGTGGTGGGCGAGGGGATCGGGGAAGGGGAAAGCGTGACCTTGTCCGCCCTGCGCGGCAGCCGTGTGGTCCTCGTGTTTTATCCGAAGGACGACACTCCCGGCTGCACCACCCAGGCCTGCGAACTCCGCGATGGCTGGTTCGATCTGAAGGGCCGCGCCCGCGTTTATGGCGTCAGCATCGACGACGTGAAGAGCCACGGGAAATTCATCCGCAAGTTCTCGCTGCCGTATCCGCTGATCTCCGATCCGGAGAAGGCCATCGTGGAGGCCTATGGCGTGTGGGTGGAGAAGTCGATGTATGGGAAAACCTTCATGGGCACCGAGCGCACCACCTTCGTGATCGGCGCGGATGGCCGGATCGAGCACGTGCTGGAAAAGGTGTCTCCGAAGGACCACCTCGGCCTGCTTTCGGAACTGCTCGCCTGA
- a CDS encoding DUF4291 domain-containing protein: MRFERYTDQVARWPQQGRHILAHHDTESIVVYQAYRPSIALHAVQHQQFGGDFSYNRMSWIKPNFLWMMYRAGWATKEGQEHILAITLRRSFFDQVLREVVPSRYEPSRFSDEAAWKKAVASSEVRLQWDPDHDPTGAPVARKAVQLGLRGETLRRYGTGAVLAIEDITPFVIEQREHASGDFSRLLIPEERVYVPADPDAGRAVGIDYPSHL; the protein is encoded by the coding sequence ATGCGTTTCGAACGCTACACCGACCAAGTCGCCCGGTGGCCACAACAAGGCCGCCATATCCTCGCCCACCACGACACGGAGTCGATCGTCGTCTATCAAGCCTACCGCCCCTCGATCGCCCTGCACGCGGTGCAACACCAGCAGTTCGGAGGCGACTTCAGCTACAACCGCATGAGTTGGATCAAACCCAACTTCCTGTGGATGATGTACCGCGCGGGCTGGGCCACCAAGGAGGGACAGGAACACATCCTCGCCATCACCCTCCGCCGTTCGTTCTTCGACCAAGTGCTGCGGGAAGTCGTTCCCTCCAGGTACGAACCCTCCCGTTTTTCCGACGAAGCCGCATGGAAGAAAGCGGTCGCCAGCTCCGAGGTCCGGCTGCAATGGGACCCGGACCACGATCCGACCGGAGCCCCGGTGGCACGCAAGGCGGTGCAACTCGGGCTGCGTGGCGAAACCCTGCGCCGCTACGGCACCGGGGCCGTCCTCGCCATCGAGGATATCACGCCATTCGTAATCGAGCAGCGGGAACACGCCAGCGGGGATTTCTCCCGACTGCTCATCCCCGAGGAACGTGTTTACGTGCCTGCCGATCCCGACGCAGGCCGGGCCGTGGGCATCGACTACCCATCACACCTATAG
- a CDS encoding CDP-alcohol phosphatidyltransferase family protein: MTLASKITLGRLCLVPVFAVLAVKYGHTVAAGQPVEALRWWALATYIAAAASDGIDGWIARRFNQRSRFGEIIDPIADKSLLLTGIITLSVVDWGPGGWRIPWWFCALAILRDLIILGGITILFFTRKMRHIGPRWIGKVCTVSQMFALGWVMLKWVPFDPLYPCLVAAFFTAWSGYDYLMKGIRQLRQPALDRESFRELAAKPTHVR; this comes from the coding sequence ATGACCCTCGCCAGCAAGATCACCCTCGGGAGGCTCTGCCTCGTGCCGGTGTTCGCGGTGCTGGCAGTGAAATACGGCCACACGGTGGCCGCCGGGCAGCCGGTGGAGGCGCTGCGCTGGTGGGCGCTCGCCACCTACATCGCGGCCGCCGCCAGCGACGGCATCGACGGCTGGATCGCGCGGCGTTTCAACCAGCGCTCGCGGTTCGGCGAGATCATCGACCCCATCGCGGACAAGTCCCTGCTGCTCACCGGGATCATCACCCTGAGCGTGGTCGACTGGGGCCCGGGAGGGTGGCGCATTCCGTGGTGGTTCTGCGCCCTGGCGATCCTCCGCGACCTGATCATCCTCGGCGGGATCACGATTCTTTTTTTCACCCGCAAGATGCGGCACATCGGACCGCGCTGGATTGGCAAGGTCTGCACGGTGTCGCAAATGTTTGCCTTGGGCTGGGTGATGCTGAAATGGGTGCCCTTCGATCCGCTCTATCCTTGTCTGGTGGCTGCTTTCTTCACCGCTTGGTCCGGCTATGACTACCTGATGAAGGGCATTCGCCAATTGCGGCAGCCCGCCCTGGACAGGGAGTCATTCCGGGAATTGGCGGCGAAGCCGACCCACGTGCGCTGA